In one window of Desulfitibacter sp. BRH_c19 DNA:
- a CDS encoding ABC transporter ATP-binding protein → MGKKDLIEVQNLTKIYASGSEQVNALNGLNLTIENGEFVALMGPSGSGKSTLLTILGALNPPTQGQVLIDDIDIYKLPTERRADFRSTYMGFVFQQFHLIPYLTAVENVMLPLAIGAKSSKEQTEKAKTLLEKVGLGNKFNRLPNQLSGGEQERVAIARALVNDPPIVFADEPTGALDAKTSLEIMELFQKVNEESYTIIMVTHNKENLDFVKRAVFIKDGEIEKEDSYERAGLS, encoded by the coding sequence ATGGGGAAAAAGGATTTAATAGAAGTCCAGAATCTAACAAAGATATATGCAAGTGGCAGCGAACAGGTTAACGCCTTAAATGGTCTTAATCTTACAATAGAAAATGGAGAATTTGTAGCACTTATGGGTCCTTCGGGTTCTGGTAAAAGCACCCTTTTAACAATACTGGGAGCCCTTAATCCACCAACTCAGGGACAGGTTTTAATAGATGATATAGATATTTATAAATTGCCTACTGAAAGAAGGGCTGACTTTAGAAGCACTTATATGGGATTTGTGTTTCAACAATTTCACTTAATCCCATATTTGACTGCTGTAGAAAATGTTATGCTTCCCCTTGCAATTGGTGCTAAATCCAGCAAGGAACAGACAGAAAAAGCTAAAACTTTGCTAGAAAAGGTAGGCTTAGGGAATAAATTTAATAGGCTACCAAATCAGCTGTCAGGTGGGGAGCAGGAAAGGGTAGCAATAGCTAGAGCCCTTGTAAATGACCCTCCTATAGTGTTTGCAGATGAACCAACAGGAGCTCTCGATGCTAAAACTAGCTTGGAAATAATGGAATTATTTCAAAAGGTAAATGAAGAAAGTTATACGATTATAATGGTTACTCACAATAAGGAGAACCTAGATTTTGTTAAAAGAGCTGTTTTTATTAAAGACGGTGAAATAGAAAAGGAAGATTCTTACGAAAGGGCAGGGTTATCATAA